The genome window tctggtcactgaactatagaaaatatatcaacaaaatagagagaatgcagagaagatttactagaatgttacctggatttcagcccCTAAATTGCAGGGaatgtttgaacaagttaggtcatagaaggttgagggggggacttgatagaggtatttaaaattatgagggggatagatagagttgacatggataggctttttccattgagagtagaagttcaaacaagaggacatgagttgagagttagggggccattccggagctgattatctgttatttgtgaaatggggtgccatgcgcaatcataatcgattgaaaacggccgtgggagcatggaggaacattgggaaatctccaggaaaaccttcttcattgctgctgctgctgtgaggtccgggactctgctgggaagaacaggcccccagtcctcggggtcgcattgccagtggccgttggtggggccatcttaatacgcttggcagaggatggtgctcggagaagctgtgccggaggggatggtcgtcagcccggaggttcgacggactcggagtctgctgcggtcaggttgcttttggtgtgtgctgcgtctgcgaggctgagtcgggcggcgccgtggaagtccatagcgggggtattcccttctgccgccggcgtgggatggtgattctgtcgggaccctggggacttgtggaaactgtgtggtgatttcttttgaacttatagtcctttaacatttttggactgtttttactgtgcccatggtctgtttttttttatcaattatgctattgtttgcactgttgtaactatgtggttttgtgtaagtcttgtagctttagtttttggtcttgtttgtctggtggatttggagatcctttccagggaacacactaagatggtagcgcgatgtTAATATGTAGCAGCCTCTCCGgcctctggattggggattgccaaaggttatgtgaattttctggtgtagtctgttttgtcatatgcttttgtgatatcattctggaggaacattgtctcattttttaactgcattgcatttgtgatttctaaatgacaataaactgaatctgaatctgaaaagtttaagggtaacacgagggagaatttctttactcagtgctagctgtgtggaacgagtttccagtagaagtggtagaggcaggttcagtattgtcatttgaagtaaaattggataggtatatggataggaaaggaatggaaagttatgggctgagtgtgggccagtgggactaggtgagaataagcatttggcatggactggaagggccgcgatggtctgtttccatgctgtaattgttatatggttataacattTGCCATATAAACTAGTGTGTCGTTCGCGTAAAGTGATACTGAATGTGATGTTGTACCTATTGTAATAGGGGAGATCTGAGGAGAGTTTCTAATTAAATGTGCAACTAGTTCAATGGATTAAGTAAAAATGAAAGGAGACAAAGGGTCCCTTTGTCATGTGCCCCTTCCTATGTCAAATAACTATGAGAAACCTTCTCCACACAAACTCGGGCTGATAGTGTTTGAATCATATTGATAAATTTATCACCAAACTTAAAATCTTTTGGAACTCTCCAAAGATATGGCCATTCAATGCGATCGAATGCTTTTTTAGCATCTACAAATAGCAGGCCACAgggattttatgtgttgcactcagTATGTGTAAGAGCCGGTGAATATTATCAGATGCGAGATGTCTCctgataaagcctgtttgatctgggccttgtgaacctcctctggactctctccaatgccagcacatcttttcttagatgaggagcccaaaacttcaCAATACTcatgatgtaccatcaataaatctctgagatgtgaggcgagatatcggcttttattgactggaagaaagaacaagcagcaattgaccaccatgctacatcctggagactgagggcagggctcaggcctcaatcgcttttatactggggtctgtgggaggagccacaggagcagtcagcagggggggtgtgtccagacaggtatatgtagttcaccacaactcaaggtgaggcctcaccagtgccttataaagcctcagtattcatTCCCTGCtgttgtattcaagacctcttgaaatgaatgctgacattgcatttgccttcctcaccaccaactctacctgcaagttaacctttaggctgttctgcacaaagacttccaagttcctttgcatctcagattttaggattttctccccgtttagaaaatagtatgcacatttatttctattaccaaagtgtatgaccatgcattttccaacattgtatttcatttgctaccctcttgcccattcccctaatctaagtccttctgcagcctacctgtttcctcaacatgacctgcccctcccccaatcttcgtatcatctgcaaacttggcaacaaagctatttATTCCAacatttaaatcattgatatgcagcataaaaaagaacagtcccaacaccgacccctgtagaacaccactaactCTCTGGCAGCAAAACAGAAAaagatcctttcattcccactcgctgcttcttaccaatcagccaatgttctaaccatgacagtagctttcctgtaatagcatggactcttaacttggtaggCAGTctgatgtgtggcaccttgtcaaaggctttctgaaagtccaaatatacaacatccactgcatcctctttatcttTTCTACGTGtactctcctcaaagaattcctacaAGTTTGTCGGGCAAGGTTTTCCCTCAAGgacgccatgctgactgtcctatcttgtcctgtgtcaccaattactccataacttcatccttaacaattgactccagcatcttcccaaccattgaggtcaggctaactggtctatgatttctgaaaagaggatgctgtccaagttgcgtgccatcttggacaatgactcccatccactccataatgtactggttaggcacaggagtacattcagccagagactcattccaccgagatgtaacactgagcgtcataggaagtctgTGGCCATCAAGCTTTACAACtcctccaacacacacaaaatgctggtggaacacagcaggccaggcagcatctataggagaaggactgtcgacgttttgggccaagaccctttgtcaggactaacggaaaagaaagatactaagagatttgaaagtaggagggggagggggaaatgcaaaatgataggagaagaccagagggggtggggtgaagctgagagctggaaaggtgattggctaaagggatacagagctggagaagggaaaggatcatgggacgggaggcctagggagaaagaagggggggagggtagcacctgagggagatggaaaataggcagagtgatgggcagagagagaaaaaaaactatatgtgtcagggatggggtaagaaggggaggaggggtattaatggacattagagaagttaatgttcatgccatcaggttggaggctacccagcaggtatatgaggtgttgttcctccaacctgagtgtggctttaccttgacagtagaggaggccatggatagacatatcagaatgggaatgggacgtggaattaaaatgtgtggccactgggagatcctgctttctttggCGGACAGagggtaggtgttcagcgaaatggtctcccagtctgcgttgggtctcaccaatatataaaaggctgcaccaaatgcagtacaccacaccggctgactcacaggtgaagtgtcgcctcacctggaaggactgtctggggccctggatggtggtgagggaggaagtgtaagggcaggtgtagcacttgttccgcttacaaggataagtgccaggagggagatcggagggaagggatgggggtgacacgaatggacaagggagggggaaatgtgaaatgataggagaagaccagagggggtggaatgaagctatgagctggaaaggtgattggcgaaagtgatacagagctggagaagggaaaggatcatgggatgggaggcctagggagaaagaaagggggagggaagcatcagagggagatggagaacaggaggggaggggcattaatggaagttagagaagtcaatgttcatgccatcaggttggaggctacccagccggtatttaaggtgttgttcctccaacctgagagtggattcatcttgacagtagaaaacaagatcatccaccttatttcttatactccgtgtaTTGCGatattgtgcaggattccctaaagattagcttgcaggttgagtcagtggtgaggaaggcaaatagcatttgtttcgagaggactagaatataaaaataaggatgtaatgcccaggctttataaggcaccgttgaagcctcacttggagtattgtgttcagttttcaacctcttctttaagaaaaaatgtgctgatatcagagagggttcaaaggaggttcatgaaaatgattctaggattgaaaggcTTCCTATATAAGGTGCATTTGATGGCTTGGGCCTctgctcactggagttcagaagaatgaggggtaacctcattgaaacctatcgaaagttaaaaggccttgataagtggatgtagagaggatgtatctcggaccagagggcacaacctcagaaaagaGGTTGGAGGCTAGagtggaaatgaggagaaatgtctCTCCAATGTTAGCATGCCTTTTCTAAGATGGGTCCCAAAGCCTCAATGGTGAggtttcaccagtgctttataaagcctcaacattatatccttggttttatatttctGTCCTCTTAAACTGAATGCTAACCTCacaattgccttcctcacaaccaactcaatctgcaaattaaccttatggaaatcctgcacaaaggcaaccaagtccctttgcacctcagattattGGATGTTCTCTCCATTCCGCATTTTTATTTTTCCtaacaatgtgcatgaccatacacttcctgatacagtatcccatctgtcacttctttgctcgttatccagatctgtctaagtccttctgtagcctctctacttcctcaaaactacttgccactccactctcctttgtattgtctgccaacttgaccacaaagccattgattccatcatctaagtcattgacatataacttaaaaagaaACTGTCTCAACACAGGttactgtggaacaccattagtcactggcagtcaaccagaaaaggcttcctttattcctccTATTTGCCTCCTGCCCTCTtgtggagagatgcaggagaatgggttgagaaggaaatgcatcagccatgatcaaatggcagagcaggcccaTTGGATGGAATGGCCtaaatttgctcctatgtctaatgataTTGTGTTATATTCCTATTTAACAAAGTTATCTTTGCCTCAAAAGCAACCCATTGGCTTAATAACTTGTGACATTCTAAAGATATGAAAGATATTTATGCTCAATGAATGAAAATGTACTGCTTCTTTGCATTTTGGGGTTTAAGTTTACAAATATCTCTCACTTGCAACTATGCTGTTTGATCAATCCATTTTATGTTTGTTCTCTTACAGCTATTAGATGAGGAGCCCTTATGACAAATATGAGCTGGGCCTTTTTAACACGTCTTCTTGAAGAAATACACAACCATTCTACCTTTGTTGGCAAAGTATGGCTGACAGTGCTGATAATATTCCGCATTGTGCTGACTGCAGTTGGAGGGGAGTCCATTTATTCTGATGAACAGAGTAAATTTGTTTGTAACACCAAACAGCCTGGTTGCGAGAATGTCTGCTATGATGCATTTGCACCTCTTTCCCATGTGAGATTCTGGGTTTTCCAGATCATCATGATATCGACTCCGTCTGTGATGTACCTGGGTTATGCTATCCATAGAATCGCCAGATCCACTGAAGAAGAAAAAAGGAACAAATTCTTCAAAAAGAAGAAAATACCAACCATACGGTGGCAAGTCCACCGAAATTCAGAACATACGgaggatgaagatgaggaagagCCCATGATCTACGAAGAAACAGAAAGTGAGAAAAAAGAGGCTCGAAATGATCAAAAACATGATGGGAGACGACGTATCTTGCAAGAAGGTTTGATGAAAATGTATGTTTTCCAGTTAATTTTCAGGGCAATGTTTGAGGTAGGTTTCTTAATGGGACAATACTTATTGTATGGATTTGAAGTTAATCCATCGTATGTCTGCACTAGAAATCCTTGCCCTCATACAGTGGACTGTTTTGTCTCCAGACCTACAGAGAAGACAGTCTTCCTCATTGTAATGTATGTTGTCAGTTGTCTTTGTTTGATTCTTAATATCTGTGAAATGTTTCATCTGGGCTTTGGAACCATTAGAGATGTCATTCGTAGCAAGCGGCGGAGCCAGAACAACAATCGACCTTTTCCTTACCACTATCCTCGGAACATTCCATCATCGCCACCAGGGTACAATCTGGTAGTCAAATCGGACAAGTCCACCAAGGTTCCCAATGGTCTTGTGGCTCAGGAACGTTTAACTAATGTAGTTCGAGATCATCAGTCCACTAGTCCAGATGATAATATCCCACCTGACTTGGCCAGGCTCCACAAACACCTGAAAGTTGCCCAGGAACAGTTGGACATTGCCTTTCAGGGTTATAACATGCAAGAAAATGCAcagaagtccaggaccagcagcccagcatcaggaggtactgtagcagaGCAGAATCGTGTCAATGCTGCCCATGAGAAACAAGGAGCTAAGCCTAAACCTAGTTCAGAAAAAGACAGCTCCAGCAGCAAATCTGGAGATGGAAAAACATCTGTTTGGATTTAACTTGTTTTATATTCAATTACGTTTACAGAAAGTCCATTTATAACAAAATGGTGATAGCTACTTACTGCATATTTTACAACAATCTGCTGTCTATTACATAACCATTATAACTGTATGGTTCTTTGGTTTACAGGGCTATACATTTCAATGTTTTCGGCATAAGATTTTTCACAGCAGGACTAATCACTCATTAATTACTCATGTGCCTGATTTCCTAATTATTAAAATCAACAAAGGACCCAGATATTCGGCACATTTATCTGCATACCAGTTCTCTGAACTGTAAAATAAAATGTGCTATTAGATTCAAagtgtttttccttccaaaatgtttTGAATCTGCTTCAGCTCAATGTCAAACTATAGTAGCAATTGTGGGTTATTGTACTAATATGTTTCTGTACTGACAGATAACAGTTGTCTTTACTTGCCTTGTGCCTACTTTGCAAAGAAAAATGATTATTCAAGTTAGTTTTATTTTATAGTAAATATTCCACATTATGGTCATGGGAAGTAGACTTGAAAACACAATTTCTCTAAATTACAAGTTTAAAAATGGAAATATGCATATTGATATCTTTTAAAAGCGTGGTTCTTTTTAACCATATTTTATTGTTCCTTCCATGCGACAAAAACTGTCTCCTCAATCTTTTATGCCCTCTTCAAGATCTAAAAGTTGAAATTTTCTTGACATATTTTCTTGACTTAAATTCCttctatttatatatttatttgttgTCTGAATTATTTCAATTTGAATCCAGTTTTGgtgattttgtttaaaaaaaactaaggTTACAAAAATTGTAAATTTTTTATGAGAGATGTTGACCAGTGGAAAGGAAAGAAATTTGTCATTTTTTGAGGTATATCACTTTTAcaattaagaagctgggaggtgagtaGTTAATGCCTTTTCAAAGTAAAAGATAGGCAGATTCTGGTTAAAATCTCCAGGGATGTTGCCATTATCTTAAAACGCTATTGTACAATTTTCATAAAATTATTTTGGTTAGTagaatgtattggccttcataccATTGCATCTATTGAAGACTGATTGGTATGACTGCATTCAAAAGTATATTGTGACTTCAGCTAAGAGTCACAATATAATATAAACTGCAATGACAGCTTGTCAATGATTATTCTACCAACTTCCAGCAAAGAGAAATAATCCTGAAACATTTGGTATTTATTCTGGAAGTTCTGATAGCCTGTTTGGCAAAATTTGTTAGATAAAAGAGATAAAACGTTTGAAATATCACACAGTTTAATCATAGAAAATGTTCGCACAGAAGAGTGCACTTGTACAATAAAAGAGCTATTTACTTAAATCCACATCCAATACTGCTCTGTTTACTCATTCTCAGAAATAGGTGATAGGGCCAACACTTAATGCCCATTACCTGATAGTCTTCAAAAGCCCTCTTGAACAGCTACAGATTTTCTAGAGAATGTACTATAGCCAGGGATCACCAGAATTTTGACCCAACAAGAGTTGTGATATACTTTCAAGTCAGTAAGCTGTTTGACTTAGAGGGAATCTTTAGGTGGTGGCATTGCCATTTGCTTGCTGCCATTTTCTATTTTGATTATGGTAATTGTTAGTTTGGTAGGTGAATTGAAGAAGTCTTAGCAGGATAATGCATTTTGTATTTGTTCTATACTGCAGCCACAGTCTACTATCAATAAAGGAAATATTTGGGGACCACAAAGTGATTTACTTTTCATAGGATACTCAACCTCTAATCAGCTCTTGTTCCCACAATATTTACGTGGCTGTTAAAGTTTCTGATACATGTATACTAAGATGTTTATGAGGTATTTGATAATAGTATTGGCATTGAATTTGAAAGGTGGAGCAGGTGATTAGATTATCTTATTATTTGTCAAAATTTATAACATTTGCTTTCTTTTCTTTGATTATATCTTATCATTTGTAACCCAATATTACTATTTATACCCTCATCCTCTGTAGACTGGGGAAATAAGCTGAATTGTAAAAGGAAGTTATACGTACAACAAATAAATGGAAGCAAAAAAGCTGTACATTTAATTTCTGGCAATAGTAATTTGAACCAATTGTAAGATTCATAGCTTTTATTTAATGCTGCTTTATTGGTGATATGGATTGTCAGCTTCTGAAAGTTACTTATGCATTTGTTTCATTTAAATTATACCTGTTTTAATAACAATGTCATCTATGTTTCATAGAATTTTTTTGTTGAAAATTCATTCCAAATGACATTAACTACAAATGTGGGTTATTTATGTTGCCAGttttgtgttagctatttcagtaTAATATCCAAGTTTATGGTAGTCAACAAAAGAAACAATTGTTCAGTGTCATAAAGAACATGTGCAATCATGTAATACACAGATAATGATGTTTTGTTAGCAGTAAGCCACAATGGATGCCACTCTGTGCCTGTAAATAAAATATTAggttaatttttttcttctctggTCTCCTTTAACTTTTCACGAGCCGTAGCAGTGAAGATGTGTAGGTAGGCTTCAATTGATTTGCTGCTAACTCTCCTTGGTCCTTCATAGAGCCAATAAGTAAACAGCTTGGGGATTGCACTGTTTCTTGGAAATCTAGTTCTTTCCATTCTTATTTACTTCCTATTGTGGAAGTAGCTGACCTTTGTTTGTGATATTCCACAAAAACTTAACACTGAGATCAGGAGCTCCGAGACACTGCAGTATTGAGCCAGCAATTGCTAATTTTCAATGGGCAGATGAAGAACAACTTAGTCCATAAAAAAGTTACTCAATCAGTGATATTTTCTGAGTTTTCAATTTATAATTGTTTTAATGGATTATTTCAGTGGTTAAAAAGACCATTTGCTGCTCCAGTCTTGTTTTGTTTACCATACAATGTACACAATTGGTTTTTAATTCCATTTGAAAATAATTTAATATTCTGTTTGTTAATGGTTAATGATTAAATGCATTTTCCCACTTCTTTCTGTGGCTGATTACAAAGTAGCATCATGTTATTGAAGTATTCCCAATCATACAGGCACACACATAACTGGAGTATAGTTAAATTGCCTTTAAATGTGAATTAACTTGCTGtgcttttttatttttaaatttcaaattttaagcatttttttaaaaatctgcatcAACAGTTTTCAAAGTGCAGTCAGCTCAGGATAATGAAAATGATTGGTTTATGCATGAAATACTTGCTCAGGAAGACTGGTTTATGATTAACACATTATAAATGAACATTGGCAATAAATCAGCCCTTTGATATGATCTGCTACTGTGAACTTTATTTTCCTATACATTGAAAATCAGGATCAATATGTTTGCATTGAGTTTTTCAGCTAGTGTGACTTTTAAAGAAGGATTTGTTTCTTCTAAGTGCCTTAACTGATGAAAATTATTCTACATTCCTTAGATATAAACTTACATGGTGAGAATTAAGTGAAGGTAATATTAACTGCATTATTAGATCCAATGTAATTGCAATGATACCATGAAAAGAAAGTTAGTGAAGAAAATTTTAAAAGGAATCAGTGCCTAGGTATTCACTATCTTTCATTCATTTTGTGAGTTATTACTTTCTAAAATGCTGGATAAACACAAGAAGTTGATCTTAAAAAGATCAGGGTTGATCTTGTAAAGAAAGTTTAATATCTCATTAAGACCTTCAGAGCATTTCTATCATTTCATGCTTTGGGTTTTCAGCACTTGTGCTCTCTCTTTAAATGTAACTATTATCTATGAGATATGTATCTGTTATTTTGAAATATATAATACAGCAGAGTAGATATGAAAAATCCATGCTGGTTTAAACCAAGCTGGACGACTCTTGTGTAAGATGAGAAAAATCCTGGTACTATTTCACATATAGGTTTTTCAACTCCCTAGCCACCATTTGTTGCTACTTCTCTTTATAGAGCAGATAGGCAATTTCATGCCAACAGTACACTGACATCAGAAGAATAATTTTTAAGCTACAAAAGATAGATAATTATAATTAGGCCCCTAACTCATGGACAAAATTAGATAAATTAAGAACAGCATGATCTATAAATTGTAAAGGATAGCTGCTTTTTCTGCACATGCATTTTCATAGTAACTAAAACTTGCAGCAATCATGAGACAGTTTAATAATCGAACAAAAATATTGTAAACTGATTATTAATGAATGATTCTATGAAATACTTGTTGAAAACCAACAGGATTGAGTTGAACATTCACAACCTAGGTTTATACTGTATATCAGTAATGGGCTGTATGAAACAGTGGAGGTCATCCAGCATTCATGATACATGAAGATCCATCAATTTTCATTCTCATATTTCTCTCAGATGTAGACTTCTAATTGTAGTCCTGTAATGTTGCTGCAGCTGTCAGATGGGGAAGCATTGAAGTTGGATTTTGGTGCAGCTCATggagtaaattggtttattattgttgcataCCAAGATACAGAGAAAAAATACCctgtatacagatcaaatcatcacaACAATGCATTAAGGtactacaaggtaaaacaataaacatAATGCAGGATAAAGTCTTAGTTACAGaggaagtacagtgcaggtagacaatagggtgcaaggtcataacgatgtagattgtgaggtcaagaatccatcgtATATTAAAAGAACAGTTCAATAGTTTTAAATTAATGGATTAGAAGCTAACCTTCAGCCTGTTGGTACATTTTTTTCAGGCTTTGGTATCTTCTACTGataggagagaggagaagagagaatgagtgggatctttgattctgccagttgctttactgaggcaatgtGAATGGTAGACCAAGTCCATGGAAGAGAAGCTGGTTTCCAAAATGtattgagctgtgtccacaactcttgtgtcatgggcagagcagttgctatacGAAGCAGTGATGCCTCTGTAGGATGCATTGATAAAATTTGGTGAGGATCAAAGGGAATACACCAAAGTTTTTTAGCCTCTTGAGGAAGTCGAGGCACTAATGAGCTTTCTTGTCCATGTTGTCTATGTGGTTGggcaggacacaccctcttctcattgctagcatCAAAAAAGGGAACAGAAGACAAACATTCAATGagtctggaacagcttctttccctatcATTAGATTTCTTAACAGTCCACAGATGTTGTTAATTTCTGTTGCACTATTTATAATAATTCTATGTCTTTATCCTGTATcgactgtaaaacaacaaattttctgTCATGTAAGATAGTtgtaataaacctgtttctgaagcTATTGTGATgttcaaggaacttaaagctctccACCCTATCAACCTCAGCACTGTTGATATAAGCTGGAACATGTCCGCCTACCCCTTACAGCAGTTAATGACCAGCTCATGTTTTGCTGACGTGAAAGAaatgttgttatgacaccatgtcaatattctctctttctccttcctgtactctgactcatcattatttgagatatggtCCACTACAGTGTTAACACTTGCAAACTTGCAGATGGAGTTATGAGCAGAATCTGACACAATGTGTTTAGGGAGTACAGTAGAGGGTGAGGATGCAACCTTATGGGGCAAGAGTATTGAGAATAATCATGGTGGAGGTGTGGcagcctatccttactgattgtgtCGATCTGTTGGTCATGAtgttaaggatccagttgcaaagggaggtgtagAGTCTCAGATCTAGGTGgttggagatgagtttgcttaGAATTATAGTTATGAAGGTGGAGCTGTAGTCTGTAAACAATAGTCTTAGTCTACAGTAGGTGTCTTTACTATCCAGATGCTACATGGATGACTGTGGAGCCAGGGAGATAGTGCCTACCTTAGACCTGTTTCAAGGAGGCAAATTGTAGAGTC of Hypanus sabinus isolate sHypSab1 chromosome 6, sHypSab1.hap1, whole genome shotgun sequence contains these proteins:
- the gjc2 gene encoding gap junction protein gamma 2, encoding MTNMSWAFLTRLLEEIHNHSTFVGKVWLTVLIIFRIVLTAVGGESIYSDEQSKFVCNTKQPGCENVCYDAFAPLSHVRFWVFQIIMISTPSVMYLGYAIHRIARSTEEEKRNKFFKKKKIPTIRWQVHRNSEHTEDEDEEEPMIYEETESEKKEARNDQKHDGRRRILQEGLMKMYVFQLIFRAMFEVGFLMGQYLLYGFEVNPSYVCTRNPCPHTVDCFVSRPTEKTVFLIVMYVVSCLCLILNICEMFHLGFGTIRDVIRSKRRSQNNNRPFPYHYPRNIPSSPPGYNLVVKSDKSTKVPNGLVAQERLTNVVRDHQSTSPDDNIPPDLARLHKHLKVAQEQLDIAFQGYNMQENAQKSRTSSPASGGTVAEQNRVNAAHEKQGAKPKPSSEKDSSSSKSGDGKTSVWI